The window GGCTGTATGGAAgattgatgaggacatctccttctattattgttttagttattttattaatgttttgtctatttttatttagggttgtattgccctactaattaaagacattttctatttttgtcattttattaatgtgttagttatttcatttagggtttgtgttgccctactacttaaagacttTTGAAGGGATTTTGTAGGCAgttgattttgaatgcaaaacAGATGCGCTAGCCGCCCCCTTCCAATCCCGagtgtcttcttcttctctctccctcctctctcgttcttttctcttctctattttcttaatattctgCTCTATCTCTTATCTCATTTCTACCCTACAtcatattggtatcaagagccggttgtattgttttctcaaacaataccGAGCCATTCgcttcatctccttcctccgAAAACCAGCGCCGAAAATCCACCCCCCTGAGCTCCCTTCGATCCAAGCCAAAGCAAAGCCCGTCGAAGACCTTGTCGAGAACTGGGTTCTCTTCAGTCAGTGATTCGACCCTCCCCGTTACCTCCGTCTCACCCTCGGCCTCTCCCGAAATACCCAGTACCGAGATACACAGAGACAacagtccaaaaaaaaaaaaaagagcacaGACCTTGCCGAAATCACTAGACTGGAGGCAGACGACGCCGGAAACGCAGCATCTCAGCTCCGATTCTTCTCCCTCTACCAGACGTCGAACTCTCCTTCGGGTTCTCCTCTCGCACGACTTCCGCGTGGTTTCAGCCCATACATTCGCGACTTCCGCGTGGTTTCAGCCCATACACACCGCGTGGTTTCAGATTATACGTCCGCGTGATTCTCATCGATAGTGCACAGTTATCGGACAGAGGGAAGTTTACTATCTCCTTCTTTGGTTTACACTATcggtttgtttttgaaaatgtattaaTTGTTTTCTCTGTGTTGCTATTACCATAGAGAAGTTAGCCAAACCCGCATTTGCTACGGCCAGATTTATTCGACACTTGAATTTCGTTTTACTTCCTATGTCTTATGTTTCCATTCTCACTTTCATAGCCTGAAGCTTTACTCTCATTTTGCATTGAttgtcttttcaaaaaaaaaaaaaaaaaaaatcagcattgCTACGTGATTGGACTTGTTTGATGATTAAACATTTGTCCAttgctttattattttaaacgtCAGTATTATTTGTTTGCCGTATTTTGAATTTacttaatcccaaaaaaaaaaaaaaaaaagacattattatttggctcagttgatatttttcattgcttgtatttattgttcattgatctctccattgcacttcatttagcgagtgttgcattgcatgcagttgcgTAGTGGTCGTCTTGTCACCTCTAGTTCCAGTACTTTTACCATGGACCCTTCCCAATTTGATGCCCTCACTCGGCAATTAGCTCAACTAGCCAATAACCAGCAACATGTACAAACTCAATTAGCGGCTGTCCAAACTGAGATGgctgctactcgtgaggagaacagggacctagctgctaggttgaacaattttgaggaaCTCCCTCATTCGTCTGACAACTCTGAAGTGTCCCAAAATAGACGCCATCGTCGTCGACGAGGTGATCGACAACATGTCAGACATGATCGTGGGGGTAGGGATTATGATCGTGAGCGAGAACGAGACCATTACCGCCAAGGTACTCAGTCCCCTACTCGCCATGAGGAGCGTCTATTCAGAAACATTAAGCTAGAGGCCCCTACTTTTGATGGTTGCTTAGATCCTCGAGtttttactcaatggattaggGATATGGATCGTTTCTTTACCTGGTATAGAGTCCCTGAAGATCGAAGAGTTCAATTTGCTAGCCTGAAACTAACTGGCACTGCCCAACTCTTTTGGGAAAGtgtagaggatctccttgagagGCGTCATGCGCCTCCCGTTGGgagttgggaagaaatgaagCGTCGTCTTCAAGAGAAATACCTGCCCCAATCTTACAGGGGTAATTTGTTGGACCAATGGAATGCCCTTACACAGGGCAATCGGCCAGTGACCGAGTATGTCactcaatttgatgaattccGAATGAGATGTCATATTGTTGAGGATGAGGCCATGACTTTGAGTAGGTTTAGACAAGGCTTAAAGGATGACCTTAGACGTGAGCTTGTCCTTCGGGGTGTCGCTACACTTGACCATGCTTACTCTTTAGTCCGAGACTATGAGTCAGTCATGAGGACTCCGTATGGAAGGCGCGGTGACAACCGCCCTTCCATCACCCCAGCGCCCACCCTTTCCCCTAAGTCTCTCTTAGGACCTCCGCCATCTAATGTGTCCCCCGCATGGGAAAATAAGGGTAAAGGTCCTGAAGTTCCAAGGACTTCCTCCCGCTTGCAGTGTTTCAAATGTAAGGGTTTTGGTCACATTTCTTCCAATTGTCCTAGTCGAACCCTAGTCATTGAGGAACATGAGGGTATAGTTGAAGAACTGTTAGAAGATCAAGTCTATGAGCCTAATCTTGAAGAGTTTGGTGATTTAGGTGATGATGAGGGTACATTCTTAGGTTGTATCCGAGCCTTTCCTGTGGATTTAAGTTCTGTACCTTACGCTCCCGACACACCCAGATTAAGTGTTGTACGTTGCACCCTTACCCAACCAAAAGGTGCTGATGATTGGCGCCGTCATGCCATCTTtcatacttatatcaaaatcaatgataaggGTTGCAAAATCATTGTGGATAGTGGGAGTTGCATTAATGCGGTTTCTGTGGCTACTGTGTCCCGTCTTGGATTACAACCAGTACCTCATCCTCAGCCTTATAGTGTTTCTTGGGTTGATACCTCTTCCATAGCTGTGAAAGAGCGTTGTCTGGTTCCTATCCAGTTCTTAGAGTATAAGGATCGTATATGGTGTGACGTCATTCCTATGGATGTCGGTCATGTCATTCTTGGCAGGCCTTGGTTATTCGACTTAGATGTGACTATCCATGGTcgatccaattcatgttcctttgtgtttaatggaaagaagattcATCTTAACCCTTTACCTCCAAAACTTGTTGGGtcacaacaaacaaagaaaattgtggaacgaaaagggttaaatatcattaactctACGGAGTTTGAGCGTGCACTAGTGAGTGCTCCTGTTGTGTTTGCTGTAGTTGTTATGGAGGTTCCTTTGGCATCTCCAGTAGTGGTCCCTGATGAGGCCCAATCATTTTTTCAGGAGTTTCGGGATGTCTTCCCTGAAGACCTCCCTGACCACTTACCTCCTCTACGAGATATTCAACATGCCATAGATCTCGTCCCAGGAGCGTCCCTTCCCAACTTGCCTCATTATAGGATGAATCCCACTGAGCATGCTGAGCTCCAAAGACAAGTGGGTGAACTTCTTCACAAAGGTTTTATCCGTGAGAGTTTAAGTCCTTGTGCAGTTCCTGCCCTTTTGACTCCTAAGAAAGATGGttcttggaggatgtgcattgatagtCGTGCCATTAATAGGATCACAGTGAAATATCGATTTCCCATCCCTAGGcttgatgatatgttggatatgATGGTTGGTGCCACAATATTTTCGAAAATTGATTTAAAGAGTGGGTATCACCAAATTAGGATTCGCCAGGGTGATGAGTGGAAGACTGCCTTCAAGACGAAGGACGGCCTTTatgagtggttggtcatgccttttggactaacCAATGCCCCAAGTACTTTTATGAGAGTGATGACACAAGCTCTTCGGCCTTTCATGGGTAAGTTCCTCGTCGTCTACTTTGATGACATTCTCGTTTACAGTAGGACTAAGGAACAACATCTAGATCATCTCACACAGGTTTGTTCCACTCTTCGTGAGACAAATCTGTATGCTAATGTGAAGAAATGTTCTTTCTTCACCGATAGGGTTGTCTTCCTAGGATTCATTGTGTCTTCTACTGGAGTATCTGCTGACCCCACAAAGATTCAGGCCATTGTTGGTTGGCCTGAGCCCAAGACTATACACGATGTCAGGAGTTTTCATGGTCTGGCTACATTTtatcgtcgttttattaaggggtTTAGCACAATCATGGCTCCTATCACGGAGTGCATGAAGAGGGGCGAATTTCAGTGGACATCGGAAGCGGCTAAGGCTTTTAAGTTAGTTAAGAAGCGAATGACGGAAGCTCCTGTCATGCGACTTCCTGATTTCTCCAAAGTTTTTGaggttgagtgtgatgcttcagggGTAGGAATAGGTGGAGTTCTTAGCCAGGAACGCCACCCTGTTGCTTATTTCAGTGAGAAGTTAAATGATGCCAAACAACGGTACTCTACCTATGATAAGGAACTGTACGCGGTTGTGCAAGCTTTGCGCTATTGGCGCCATTATTTGCTACCTCAGGAGTTTGTTCTTTATTCAGATCATGAGGCCCTCCGCTACCTCAATTCCCAGAAAAGATTGAATTCTAGGCATGGCCGTTGGGTTGAGTATTTGCAAGcttattcttttgctttaaaGCATAGGAAGGGCGTTGAGAACCAAGCAGCTGATGCCTTGAGCCGCCGTATCTCCCTCTTGTCTATCATGAATGTCAAGGTCATAGGTTTTGAAAGACTTAAGGAGGAGTATGAATCTTGTCTTGATTTTAGGGATACTTTTTTCGCTTTGAAAAGCGGGCAGTCGGATACCACTGATGGTTTCCGTTTGGAGGATGGTTATCTTTTTAAGACCAATAAGTTGTGTATCCCCCGGACTTCAGTTAGAGACTTTATAGTTTGGGAAGTTCATGCTGGAGGCTTGGCTGGACATTTTGGACGTGATAAGACCATAGAAGAGATTGAACGTCAATTCTATTGGCCTAGCTTGAAAAGAGATGTGGCTAAGATAGTTAGCACCTGTAACACTTGTCAATTAGCCAAACAAAAGCGACAAAATACTGGTCTCTACACACCCCTTCCTGTCCCTAGTTGTCCTTGGCAAGACGttagtatggattttgtgttggGACTTCCACGCACTCTGAAGAAgtatgattctatttttgttgtagtggacCGTTTCTCAAAAATGGCTCACTTTATCCCTTGTAGCAAAACTTCAGATGCGTCTAAGGTCGCTAGGTTGTACTTTAACGAGATTGTCAAGTTGTATGGTCTTCCTAAAACCATTGTGTCAGATAGGGATGTTCGCTTCacaagtcatttttggagaaccCTATGGCATATGGTTGGCACTAAATTGAAATTCTCCACTGCTTACCACCCCCAGACAgatggtcaaactgaagttGTCAACCGCAGTCTTGGCAACTTATTAAGATGTCTGGTTCAGGAGAATCTTAggaattgggatttgatcctCCCTACAGCTCAGATTGCATATAACAGTTCGGTGAATCGGTCTATAGGTATAAGTCCCTTTGAAGTTGTTCATGGCTACAAACCTAGGAAGCCCTTAGACCTTATTCCTATGTCTCCTCATGCTCATGTATCTGTGTCAGCTGAGGCTtttgttcaacatcttcatgacttgcatattgagatcaataaacaacttgaggctagtaatgcatcatataaactgCAAGCTGATTTGCATAAACGACATGTTGAATTTAAAGTTGGGGATTATGTTATGATTCGAATTAGACCGGAACGGCGTCCACCTGGATCCGCTTCCAAATTGCAAGCACGTAGTGctggtccttttaaaattttaaagcgtgttggtccaaatgcatacattattgatcttccatcacattttggttaccaccctactttcaatgttgaggACTTAGTTGCTTATAAAGGCCACTTCAATCCCTCCAGTGATCCTTTTCTGCCTCCGTCTGTGAGCCTTAATCCTGAACCTTTTGTAACTCCTACTCCACTACCATCCATCAcagcacacaaagataaaattgatactattctagatgaacagattgtgttgaccaatgatggagaggttcaACGTTTCCTTGTTCGTTGGGTCGATCGACCAGATTCTGACTGTACATGGATTCCCAGAGAGACACTACAGCAGCTTGATCCAGATTTATTAGAGCTTTATCGGGGCCAGCAGGACCTTCCTTTGCCTGGGTCACCAGCCGCCTGTTCTAGAGAAGTGGGCAGAGACACCAGATTCAGACCTCCACTCACACGTGTTTATGGCCGTCGGAAGAAGCGTGCTCAACCACTTAGTTTATGGTTGGGTGATTGATTGCAGCCTTAGTGTGACTCATCAACTTGGCAGAATCAAGCTTTTCCACCCCGGGagagttgatgaggacatctccttctattattgttttagttattttattaatgttttgtctatttttatttagggttgtattgccctactaattaaagacattttctatttttgtcattttattaatgtgttagttatttcatttagggtttgtgttgccctactacttaaagacttTTGAAGGGATTTTGTAGGCAgttgattttgaatgcaaaacAGATGCGCTAGCCGCCCCCTTCCAATCCCGagtgtcttcttcttctctctccctcctctctcgttcttttctcttctctattttcttaatattctgCTCTATCTCTTATCTCATTTCTACCCTACATCAAAGATGCTTCCTATTTGCATCATGCGGTGTGTGTGGAGGACAAAGAGAGATTGATGGAGGAACTTAAAGCTTTCTtctttagaactctttgtacttgggtcATTGCTGTTAATTTTAATGGCCAagatttccatgatttccttgtatggCTTTgcttattcttttattaatatacttttacttataaaaaaaaaaaagtgtattacCTTTGCCCTGGGATGCTCATTTGTTGTTCCATCCATCTTGGCTATAACAAGAGACTCAATGCCATGTAGATGATTGGCAAGCTTGTTGTATGTGGGCTCCAATGCTTGGCAATGCCCGCACCAAGGAGCATAAATCTggaatcacaaaataaaatgagtccCATACAAAGACAAACATCAAATACTGGTTGATTGGGTTCTCTGCTGATACCTCAAGGAGAACGTCCTTTGACTCATCCAgaacaatttcatcaaaattattcCCAACCACTATCTTCACATCCCCATCATTCTGAATCAATCAGAATACAAATAAGATTAGAGGACCATGAAAAAACTAAATcagctgaaaaaattaatataacttacaCTCTCAGGAATTGGATCTGACTTGAAGACAGGTTTTAACTTGTCTTCTAGGAAGTCCTCCCCAAAAGCCTGAGGGATGAAACAGTTGTTATGTTTAGCTAAAAACATTAATCTTccaagaatattaaaaaagaaaaagaaaaaaatgacacaAGCAAGCAACATAAGCATATCCAGTTATATTTGTGAGCAACAGTAGTATATACAATATGGGATGCCAtgattggggagagagagagagagtttcaaCCTTGACGCTATCCAAGGTCACTTCCTGATCTAGTACATATTTCTTGGCATCATCATTTCCTGTGTATGCAAGAAcctgtattttttaaaatatcagtATGCAAGTACGTATGCATGCaagcacacatatatatatatacatatatatatgtatatatatcataagaATTGAAGAATATATGGAAAATATTACTTTGGAAGCATTTCCAGTGACACCAAAATAATCTGAAACAGGTCTTCCAACATCTTCATTGTCCATTTCCACGTGCACGAAGATAAGCTGCAATTAACCACTACTCAATATGATTTCTTAATTTCACAATAATGCATATGGTTAAAATCAGTAGGGACAAAAAAGCCAAATCAATCCAGAAATTATCCGTACATCAATAGTTAACTTTCAACACCCAATTGATTGTTTCCAATTATTCAATTCCAATGGTTTCTCTGAAATCCGGAACAGAATATTTGAAAGACTTGTATTGTGAGCATACCTTCCCTTTGAAAAACTTTGCTGCCTCCTGAAATATTGGGACAACCTTCTCTGTGTCATTTGAAGTGGCAAATAGCAACAGCtgaagagagagacagagaggtaTTGAAATCAAACTCCAAACAGAATGTGACTCTATAGAGTGAAACTAAACACAACAGAAACACAAGCAACTTAACCTGTTTCTTAATGGAACTTTCAAATATTAAAGGGGCACTTTCCCTAGTAAAAGTGGTAACTAGAGGAAGCTTGTTGGCAGATACAAACTCAGAAATAGTAGATTTAACAAATTGGCCATCTGCATAAAATTGAAATGAGAAATTGGACATTAAAGTGACGCAACCAAGAAAATTCAATTTGGGGTTTTCAAGCAAAATGACAGCTATAGAGAAGCTAACCAAAGTAACTCAATTTCTCTGCTTCCTTCTTTAGAAGGACCAAAGCAGGGCGTTTAACTTTAGGGTCAACATGGAAAAGCTTTGCCACATCAGGATTCACAGTCTGGTAAAAGTTGACATCATCTTCATTCTTTGAAGCAGCCGCGAGCTCCTCACTCTCATGGCCCTGCATTAATAGGACAGGTCATTGTGAGTTGTGAAATCAAAGGAATAACCAACGACAAAAATTAGATACAGTGGCTTCTTGCAACATTAATTTAGCCTCTGGATACCTGAAAATGACAAAATGTACTAGGAGTTCGCCAAAAAGCTCTTATAAAGTGACATGGCAGCTGATTATTTACACACTGCGTATCAAATAAGCCCATCCCGAGCATTTTTTGTGTAGAGTGCCCTGCTTGAGGGCtacataatatttgaaaaaggaTTGGTATAGCATTGCACATAATTCTCTATGAAATTTCACAAGAGATAGATATTACAAAGCTCTTTGTGcatgtagcattattcattaaaaaaaaaaaaagaaactggaTATTTCATTTCTTAATTTGTTAATCACAGCCTGAAGGATTCACGAATGCATGGACTAATAGAACACCAGCACACTACGATCATATATACGTATAGTAACCAGCCAATTTGAGTATAAGAAACACAAGAAAACATACCACTAAAGAGTTGAGGTAGCCCAAAACAACTTTACTTTCGGAAGTCAATATGCGTTCAGCATCATCCAAGGTGGTTAAGTTGTAGACACCAGGTCCTATCTTCTTCTTAATCCAGGTCACTATAGCTTCTCTGAAGTTTAAACAAATTGTCATCAGCCCGTTGAATATATAACCACGACAGAAACAACAAgatttgactatatatatatatatatatatatatatatatgtatatatatatatatatatttaaggtaTGTATTCCTTTTCAAACTGCTTCAATCTAGCGACATCcttagaaaaggaaaataatgtaGATGAATTTGACCATACCATGGAAAGAGGGAAAAAGTCGCAGACATAATGATCATTTACCATCAAATACAATCGTACaagaggaaaaaggaaaacaaaatactgGAACTTCATGTCTaggtttcatgtcacgtaaacCACTACTAGTAGTTAATAACATTTCGCTCTTCTACCTATTCCAACGCTTTATCGGCGACCAAAAGGAGCCAAACAAGAAAGACACAAAAGAAAAAGGCCCTCAATTATAGCGAAATTAACTACACTTACTTGGTCCTCTGGCCAGTATAAGGCTTGTGAACCCCATCTACGAAGAAATACACAGTCGGGAACCCTTGAACATCGTACTCCTGAGCCAAATCGCCCTCCTCCGTCGCGTCCACTTTGGCCAAGGCCACGTCCTCACCCTTGAGCTCAGTAGCTGCCGCCGCGTACTCCGGCGCCAGGGCCTGGCAGTGGCCGCACCACGGTGCATAGAACTCCACCATCACAAACCGGTTATCCTCCACGAACTCGCTGAAATTACCCTCCTTCAGAACGACGACATCTGGGTCGTCCACTTCCAGCTCCTTAAACCCATCCTGATCGACCGGATCGTCGAGATCATCGAAGTTATCAAGATCGTCATCTTCGAGGGGTTCCTCGTCAGAATGCTCCGGATACGAGAGGTGGGAATGGTCGTCGGGTTCTTCGAGGAAGCTGAGGTCTTCGTCTTCGTCGTCGTCTTGGAGGTCTTTGGAGATAGtcggggagagggaggagaagaggaggagagtggcgagtgaaagaagaagaacgagTCGACTTGGCATTGCGAAGGTGAGTATCTTAACAGTGTGACGGAGATCGTAGAGAGAGTGAGATCCTCAACCCGATCCAGCAGAAGCGCAGGGTTGATGAAGCCAGAGTCGCTTAACGAAAAAGTCAGGCTTCAACGACGCCGTTTCTTTTTGTTAAGAAACGACGACGCACCGTTGGCTTGCGTTTCGAACATGTTTTGcggatgaaaaattctactcaagTCTCTTACGCCATatatctgtttttatttttatctttttaacttttaattttaattgatgtATAGTGTAAGGTGATGAGTGGAAGAACTCCTTATTCACTCCAACCAAAAACATTAGAGgaagtcattttcttaatactAAACATGTTACATAAATCTTTATAAATCTAATAATTagattgtatatataaactttataaatatattagcaaAATGTCAACATTTGTTTGTcaatatttatacaaaatattacaaaataaaatataaataatttttatctaaatgaaaTGGCTTGTGAGCAACTCAAacttatttgaatattaaaatgagttgtctatgaataatgaaaataaaatcaaatttgatgaaaaagtcTAACCCGACTCGTAGTCGAATAAAAACTAAACGAACGAGATTTGACCACATACTACTGGTTTGaactcaactcatttacatTTCTACTAGTAATgtagtgtataacattacttttatcttatatattaggttcttattttatttttatctaattaattattattatttattagatttactattattttttgataaattcaatgATGAATTAGTCATGCCACGTTGTTATACGGTagaacacaaataaaataaaaatatattatacaatatttatcagaaataaattaaagaaagtaattataagatatttttatggaAGCAAAATTTTCGTTCTATAGTCGAGCTGAACCTGGTCACCTAGGCAGGACATAGGTATTGCTTGGGTTGCCACGTAAAATGCCATTCGTCCATGCGTGTACATACGTGGCATGCCACTTTAATTGAGTTCACCGAAAGTGGTCCCGAATAAAGATTTCGAACGgtctatcttatttttttttatttttttattaattattataaatattaaaaaaataaaaaattcataatattattaaaaaaatatttttttaatcattaaataaaaaaaatcattcaagacACAAATTCAGAACCCATTTTCGAGACaaagtatttctcttaattGAGGCATTTTCCTGtccaatgattttaatttgaataattctattaattacttttatatcacacacatatttttatttttaattttaagttttttcttAACTAGTATGTAATgtagagatgataaatagaagaatttaattaatttaatagaaataaaaataaaataaaatagatatagtgTATGGTGTAGACGACTAAATAGCAaagttctttgaatttaaaCCTTAAAAGAGTGCTTTTAGGTGAGCTTTAGATATAAAAAGCtcctcatctcatttcatttaaacattataaatttttcaaattttcatataaaattcaataaacaattcaactttttcaaatcttaaaacaaaataatattataataatattttattcaacttttaatttttaaatttcatctcatctcaactcattatttaaaATCTCTTCTAACTATcatttaaaagtaaatttattaaaatataatatgttttgaaaatttataaaaaatattttaaatatttgacaaAAGCTGAAAATCTaccttttcatattttttatttttaaagtagcATATTGGAATCTTTAT is drawn from Juglans regia cultivar Chandler chromosome 5, Walnut 2.0, whole genome shotgun sequence and contains these coding sequences:
- the LOC109009065 gene encoding protein disulfide isomerase-like 1-4 isoform X1 gives rise to the protein MPSRLVLLLSLATLLLFSSLSPTISKDLQDDDEDEDLSFLEEPDDHSHLSYPEHSDEEPLEDDDLDNFDDLDDPVDQDGFKELEVDDPDVVVLKEGNFSEFVEDNRFVMVEFYAPWCGHCQALAPEYAAAATELKGEDVALAKVDATEEGDLAQEYDVQGFPTVYFFVDGVHKPYTGQRTKEAIVTWIKKKIGPGVYNLTTLDDAERILTSESKVVLGYLNSLVGHESEELAAASKNEDDVNFYQTVNPDVAKLFHVDPKVKRPALVLLKKEAEKLSYFDGQFVKSTISEFVSANKLPLVTTFTRESAPLIFESSIKKQLLLFATSNDTEKVVPIFQEAAKFFKGKLIFVHVEMDNEDVGRPVSDYFGVTGNASKVLAYTGNDDAKKYVLDQEVTLDSVKAFGEDFLEDKLKPVFKSDPIPESNDGDVKIVVGNNFDEIVLDESKDVLLEIYAPWCGHCQALEPTYNKLANHLHGIESLVIAKMDGTTNEHPRAKSDGFPTLLFFPAGNKSFDPITVDSDRTVVAFYKFLKKHASVPFKLQKPTSTPNLKSSEAKESLESSTNELKDEL
- the LOC109009065 gene encoding protein disulfide isomerase-like 1-4 isoform X3, which produces MPSRLVLLLSLATLLLFSSLSPTISKDLQDDDEDEDLSFLEEPDDHSHLSYPEHSDEEPLEDDDLDNFDDLDDPVDQDGFKELEVDDPDVVVLKEGNFSEFVEDNRFVMVEFYAPWCGHCQALAPEYAAAATELKGEDVALAKVDATEEGDLAQEYDVQGFPTVYFFVDGVHKPYTGQRTKEAIVTWIKKKIGPGVYNLTTLDDAERILTSESKVVLGYLNSLVGHESEELAAASKNEDDVNFYQTVNPDVAKLFHVDPKVKRPALVLLKKEAEKLSYFDGQFVKSTISEFVSANKLPLVTTFTRESAPLIFESSIKKQLLLFATSNDTEKVVPIFQEAAKFFKGKLIFVHVEMDNEDVGRPVSDYFGVTGNASKVLAYTGNDDAKKYVLDQEVTLDSVKAFGEDFLEDKLKPVFKSDPIPESNDGDVKIVVGNNFDEIVLDESKDVLLEIYAPWCGHCQALEPTYNKLANHLHGIESLVIAKMDGTTNEHPRAKSDGFPTLLFFPAGNKSFDPMPL
- the LOC109009065 gene encoding protein disulfide isomerase-like 1-4 isoform X2 — its product is MPSRLVLLLSLATLLLFSSLSPTISKDLQDDDEDEDLSFLEEPDDHSHLSYPEHSDEEPLEDDDLDNFDDLDDPVDQDGFKELEVDDPDVVVLKEGNFSEFVEDNRFVMVEFYAPWCGHCQALAPEYAAAATELKGEDVALAKVDATEEGDLAQEYDVQGFPTVYFFVDGVHKPYTGQRTKEAIVTWIKKKIGPGVYNLTTLDDAERILTSESKVVLGYLNSLVGHESEELAAASKNEDDVNFYQTVNPDVAKLFHVDPKVKRPALVLLKKEAEKLSYFDGQFVKSTISEFVSANKLPLVTTFTRESAPLIFESSIKKQLLLFATSNDTEKVVPIFQEAAKFFKGKLIFVHVEMDNEDVGRPVSDYFGVTGNASKVLAYTGNDDAKKYVLDQEVTLDSVKAFGEDFLEDKLKPVFKSDPIPESNDGDVKIVVGNNFDEIVLDESKDVLLEIYAPWCGHCQALEPTYNKLANHLHGIESLVIAKMDGTTNEHPRAKSDGFPTLLFFPAGNKSFDPDREVWLFMHSYSVYGCQPAR